Proteins encoded within one genomic window of Triticum aestivum cultivar Chinese Spring chromosome 2D, IWGSC CS RefSeq v2.1, whole genome shotgun sequence:
- the LOC123055660 gene encoding uncharacterized protein has protein sequence MALERYRKNNIASLTTSDGMTIEDDTGKESLIYQAFKDRMGSSQPCNMKFDLARIIKKCEGLDELTLPFTHDEIDKVIREMPIDRSPGPDGFTGLFLKRCWPIIKDDFYKLCHQFHNGDLSLESINDGFITLIPKTGSPETINDYRPITLLNCCLKVITKILANRLQKVILKIVHRNQYGFLKGRTIQDCLAWAYEYIYQCQTSKKEIMLLKLDFAKAFDTIEHEAMIEIMKNMGFNDKWLTWIGCIFSSVGLEINFHKSTLIPINCDTVKSEEIAHIFRCVVGKMPFTYLGLPLGTTRPTVLDLMPLVCSMERRLTATLNMISYGGKLNLLNSVITSLIIFALCTLRLPTTIIELLDKIRRKCWVTYYTNQIPHASDPCGSFWWRDVAKLMPIYRGISNVHVTNGSNVLFWKDLWTDTTFDEKYPPAFSYAINEDISVKDFLSITSLSEAFHLPLSAQAHAEVRQLQEDTRETAISNEPDVWTYIWGTESYTAHRYYTFYFREVRAHEAFGWIWKSKSTMKIKVFGWLLLSNRLNTRNMLKRRHYNIGNDYDCILCGLHIEETLEHLFFECQFSTECWSSLGILWNQGQPRLQNVVFAKNNWNRPLFMELFLTAAWSIWKERNNKHFRGMMPSKTSWLDRLKTDFSLLTYRVKEKHKHLIPLILSSIS, from the exons ATGGCCTTGGAAAGATACAGAAAGAATAATATTGCTTCTTTGACGACCAGTGATGGCATGACTATTGAAGATGACACCGGAAAGGAATCACTCATCTATCAAGCATTCAAGGACAGGATGGGATCTTCACAACCATGTAACATGAAGTTTGACCTTGCTAGGATAATCAAAAAATGTGAAGGACTTGATGAGTTAACTCTTCCTTTCACTCATGATGAGATTGACAAAGTTATTCGAGAGATGCCTATAGATAGGTCTCCGGGCCCGGACGGCTTTACTGGACTTTTTCTTAAGAGATGTTGGCCAATCATTAAGGACGATTTTTACAAGCTCTGCCATCAATTCCATAACGGTGATCTCAGCCTGGAAAGCATTAATGATGGCTTCATAACTCTCATTCCAAAAACTGGATCACCTGAAACTATTAATGACTACAGACCGATTactcttttaaattgttgcctgaAAGTCATCACTAAGATCTTGGCAAATAGACTACAAAAAGTCATTCTGAAGATTGTTCACAGAAACCAATATGGGTTCCTAAAGGGGAGGACTATCCAGGACTGCCTCGCATGGGCATACGAGTATATTTATCAATGCCAAACTTCTAAAAAAGAAATCATGCTTCTCAAGCTTGACTTTGCCAAAGCCTTCGACACAATTGAACATGAAGCGATGATTGAGATTATGAAAAACATGGGATTCAATGACAAATGGCTCACCTGGATTGGCTGCATCTTTTCTTCAG TTGGTTTGGAAATAAACTTCCACAAATCTACTCTCATTCCAATCAATTGTGATACTGTTAAGTCCGAAGAGATTGCTCATATTTTCAGATGCGTCGTCGGCAAGATGCCCTTCACATACCTAGGGCTCCCACTTGGTACTACTCGACCAACGGTCCTCGATCTCATGCCTCTGGTCTGTTCCATGGAGAGAAGACTAACGGCTACTCTCAACATGATCTCATACGGTGGAAAGCTAAACCTGCTTAATTCGGTGATCACTTCGCTCATTATCTTTGCGTTATGCACGCTTCGGCTACCTACCACAATTATTGAGCTCCTAGACAAAATTAGaaggaaatg CTGGGTAACATACTACACAAATCAAATTCCGCATGCTTCAGACCCTTGTGGATCATTCTGGTGGCGAGACGTGGCCAAACTAATGCCAATCTATAGGGGTATCTCAAACGTTCATGTGACTAATGGATCTAATGTGCTCTTCTGGAAAGATTTATGGACTGACACCACATTTGATGAGAAGTACCCGCCTGCATTCTCTTACGCCATCAATGAAGATATCTCTGTGAaggatttcttgtccatcacgtcacTGAGCGAGGCGTTTCATTTACCTCTCTCGGCACAGGCCCATGCAGAGGTGCGTCAACTGCAAGAGGACACGAGGGAAACGGCTATCTCCAATGAGCCAGATGTTTGGACATATATTTGGGGCACGGAAAGTTATACAGCTCATAGATACTACACTTTCTACTTCAGAGAAGTAAGGGCTCATGAGGCATTTGGCTGGATCTGGAAATCAAAATCCACCATGAAAATTAAAGTCTTTGGATGGTTGCTCCTATCTAATCGACTAAACACGCGAAATATGCTCAAAAGGAGGCACTACAATATAGGAAATGACTATGATTGCATCTTATGTGGACTACACATCGAGGAAACATTGGAGCACCTCTTCTTTGAGTGTCAATTTAGTACTGAATGCTGGTCCAGCCTTGGAATTCTGTGGAATCAGGGACAACCTCGCCTGCAAAATGTTGTGTTTGCCAAAAACAACTGGAACAGGCCTCTCTTCATGGAGTTATTTCTGACTGCCGCCTGGAGTATCTGGAAAGAACGTAACAACAAACACTTCAGGGGGATGATGCCCTCAAAGACCTCATGGTTAGATAGGCTTAAGACTGATTTTTCTCTCCTTACCTATAGGGTTAAGGAAAAGCATAAACATCTCATTCCACTCATCCTCTCCTCTATATCTTGA